GATCACAAGAGAGGATGTATGCTCCTATTTGGAATACCTTGGGGTCAAGCTCGACACCAAGAAGAATGAGGAAACGATAAGAGGGAAGGAAGGAATTATCTCCTCTTCTGATTCCAAAGTTAAAGTGCTGGTAGTTCCAACCAACGAGGAACTCATGATAGCGAGGGACACAAAGGAAATAGTAGAAAAACTCGTTAGATGAGGTGATTCAAAATTCTGCCGAAGTACAGAATTATTAGGGTATATTAAAAAGACGAGGGGTCCTGCCCCTCATTATTTTATTTAAATCAATCTACTAATCAAAAACACAAACCTTACCCATTTTCCTTGGGAGGTACATAACAGGCTGGAGAGTAGCTTGGGGTCCTCTGGCTGCTGCGGGAATAGTAACCATGCTCCCCGTTGTGATTTTCGCTATCATTGCACAGAGATACTTGATCAGAGGTCTCACTTTCGGAGCGGTGAAGGGATAAATCTTCCAATGTGTCTAAACATTCCTTCTACAGTGTAATCGAGGTAGAATTGAAATGGTGAAAGTCAAGATTAAAAGGATAAAAGGAGGAGAAGTGGGTGGAATACTTGATGTGCCACATTGAAAAAGAGCTGTTTGGTTCAACCTCCGAAGGGACTCCTGTGTATCAATATACATTGATAAATAAAAAAGGTTCAATAGCAAAGATCATAACTTATGGTGCAATATTGAGAGAACTTTGGGTGCCAGATAAGTCTGGCACTCTCTCTGATGTTGTCTTAGGATTCGATACCCTTCAGGAGTATGAGAAAAAAAATTCACACTACTTTTTTGGAGCGATTGTAGGAAGGTACGCGAACAGAATCTCTCGAGGTCGTTTTTCAATCGATGGCGTAACGTACCAACTTGCTTTGAACGATGGAGATAGACCCAACGCCCTTCACGGTGGTGTGAAGGGTTTCTACACGAGGATATTCAAGGCGATACCCATGAAAACACCTAATGGACCTTCTCTTGTTTTGAAGTATCTCAGTCACGATGGTGAGGAGGGTTATCCAGGGAATTTGGATCTTACTATCGTTTATACTCTCACGAACAGCAACGAATTGAAAATAGAATACACTGCAACTACCGATAAACCAACGATTGTGAACCTGACTCACCATTCTTACTTTAATCTCTCCGGAGAAGGAACTATCCTCGACCATGAGTTATCGGTGAACGCATATCATTACACACCGGTTGATGAAAATTTAATCCCAACTGGTGAAATAGTTCCTGTTGAGAACACACCCTATGACTTGAGAGAAGCTAAGAACTTGGGAGAAGCTATAGATCCTCTGAAGACTTCTCTGACGAAAGGATTTGATACAAACTTCGTTTTAAACGGAAAGTGCGGGGAGTTGAAACTCGCAGCTGTTTTGAAAGACAGAAAATCTGGAAGAAAAATGGAGGTTTACACGACGGAACCGGGCCTTCAACTTTATACAGGTAACTTCCTTGATGTAAAAGGAAAGTGTGGTAGGTATTATAGTTCCTATTCTGGAGTGTGTTTGGAAGCACAACACTTTCCGGATTCTCCAAATCATTCCAATTTTCCGAGCACTTTGTTGTATCCAGGAAAGGTGTATCATCAAATTACAGTGTACAAGTTCGATGTGGAAAGGTGATCTTTATACATTGGCGACAAGATGTGTTCCTGTGTGATTGGAAATTATCCATGCGGGAGGGAAAAATATGTACGAAAATGAACGAGAGAAATTGTGCGAAGCTCATATGATATTGGAAAAATACGGTCTTGTAACCTATACGAGCGGAAATGTGAGTGTGAAAATAGGGGATCACGTTTTGATAAAGCCTTCTGGTGTTCCTTATACTGTTTTGAAGCCAGAAGATTTTGTTGTAATAGAACGTCTCTACGTCCAGTATCACACTAAATATGGCCAGAAATGAGAGGGGGGAGATCATGTATCTCGTTGGGAGCGATATTGGAACGCAGGGGACGAAATCTGTTGTTGTGAACGAGAAGGGAGAAGTACTTGCGGAAGCTTTTAGAGAGTATGAGGTGCTCACACCAAAACCAAACTGGGCGGAGGAATGGCCAGATGTGTGGGTAAAGGCCGTTTTCGAGACAGTAAAAAAAGCAGTGGAAAAATCTGGTGTCCCAAAAAAAGAAATAGCTGGCATCGCTATAAGTGGTCTTTATGGAGGATCTGGAATACCTGTTGACAAAAACATGGAACCTTTGAGACCCTGTTTGATCTGGATGGATAGGAGGGCCGTGAAAGAAACCGAATGGGTAAAACAAAACGTTCCAAAGGAGAAACTCTTTGAGATCACGGGAAATTATGTAGATTCTTATTTCGGGTTCACAAAGATCATGTGGATCAGAAACAACGAGCCAGAGATTTGGAAAAAAATCTACAAATTCATCACACCGAAAGATTATGTGATCTATCAAATGACAGGTGAAATAGTGATTGATTACTCTTCCGCAGGAAATCTGGGTGGTGTGTTCGATATCAGAAAACTCACTTGGTCTAAAGAGATGTGTGATATCTTGGGGATACCAATCGAGTACTTACCTGAAAGAATAGTAAAATCCTCCGACGTGGTGGGCAAAGTAACAAAAGAAGCTTCTGAACTTTGCGGACTTCTCGAGGGAACACCTGTCGTTGCTGGTGGAATAGATGCTCCTGTTGCCCAACTTTCTGCCGGTGCACTCGAAGAAGGAGAACACGTTGCGATGGTGGGGACCTCCACTTGTTGGGGAACCGTTCACGACGGCTCAAAATTGGCTTTTGGCCTCGTAAATTATCCGTACGTGGTATACGATACCGAAAGAATTTATACTTTCGGTGGTTCTGCTACCACGGGTGCACTCGCAAGATGGTTCAAAGAACAATTTGGAGAGAGTGAGACGATAGTTGGTGAGAGGACGGGTATATCACCTTATCAATTGTTCGACAAGGAGGTGGCGAGCATCCCTCCTGGAAGTGAGGGAATAGTTGTTCTTCCGTATTTCATGGGGGAAAGATCTCCAATATGGGATCCTTCTGCAAGGGGTGTATTTTTCGGTGTAACTCTGTATCACAAAAGGGCGCATCTTTACAGAGCTTTGATGGAAGGAGGAGCATATGCTCTGAGACACAACATGGAGGAGGGTTTGAAGGCAGGGCTGAAGCTGAACGATGAATGTTGGATAGTTGGGGGTGTTTCAAAATCTTCAGTTTGGGTTAAAATATTTGCGGATGTTACGGGTTACAAAATGAGGCAAGTTGCTAGTCTTGTAGAAGCTCCATACGGAGATGCGTTTTTGGCTGGACTTGGAACGGGTGTTATAGATAAACCCGAAAGGATAAAGGAGTGGGTGAAGTACAGAGAACCTGTAGAGCCCGATCTAGAAAATAAGAGAATTTATGACAAATACTATGAGATATACAGGGAACTCTATGAAAGAACGAAAGAGCTGATGGCTAGATTATGAGAGTGAGAGATATTTTTGGGGAAAACTTCAAATGTGTCTGTGGAAAAGAGCACTCTGTTCCAAGTATAGAGATCATAGAATCTTCCATAAAAGAAGTTCCAAATGTGTTTCCTGAAGCATTTTTTGTGGCAGATAGAAACACCGCTCTTCTGGTGAATTTACCAGGAGGGCGGTATTTTGTTTTTGAAGAGGGCAGGCCTCTTGCTACGATGGAGAACGTGAAGAAGATCGCGAAAGTATCAAAGGATTTTCCAGAAATTGTTTCTGTTGGTTCGGGGAGTCTCACGGATATAACAAGGTATACTGCTTTTCTCTTTGGAAAAAGTTTTTCTTGTATTCCCACCGCTCCTTCTGTCGATGCCTACACTTCTTCCGTGGCACCTATCTTGGTTAATGGTGTGAAAAAAACGTTCAAAGCGATTCCTCCTAGAAGGATCTTCATCGATATTGATATTCTGAAAAATGCTCCTGTTGATCTTTTGAGAGCGGGAATAGGAGATATCATTGCCAAAATACCTGCAAGAATGGATTGGACTCTATCGAACGTTTTGAATGATGAACATATCTGTGATTTCGTATGGAAGGATATAAAGGACCTTCTAAAAGAAATTCTTGCAAAGTCACGATACATCCTCGAAAGGGATGAAAGTGCTGTAAGGATGCTTATGGATGCGCAACTTGTTTCTGGAATTAATATGGTCATTGTGGGGAATTCTAGACCAGCTTCCGGCGCGGAACATATGATTTCCCACTTGATAGAAATGTTTCATGAAGAGAGGGGAGAGATTCCTCCTCTTCATGGATTGAGTGTAATGATAGGTGTGTTTGTCTCAGCAAAGGCTTTTGAGTTGATAATGGAAGAATTCTTTCTTCCGAAGGAACATTTCTCTCTTGAGGAGAGAAGGAAAGAATTACTTGAAATGTTCAGTAAAGAAAAAGTGGAGGAATTCCTGAAAACTTATGAAGGGAAGAAAATTCCTACCATGATCAATTTGAAAATAATCAAAGAGTCATTGAAAGGGCTGTACGTTGAATACTTTCCACAACTACAGAGAGTTCTCAACATCCTAGATGTCCAGTCGATGTTAAAAAAGTATAGTAAAAACTTTCTAATGAAAATTGTGAGACTTGCAAACACCATAAGAGCCAGGTTCACTGTTCTCGACGTTCTTGATGGTTTGAATCTTCTGAAACCCTTCTCTGAGTATGTTTTTAATGAAATAGAATGAAAGCGTGATGTCAAAGACGAATGCTCAAAACATTTCTCAGGCAAAAGTGCTCAAATTATTGGGAATGGAAATGTTTGAAAAAAATGAGCCCCGGAGGGCTCACGGAAGTTCCGTAGTGTGCCAATATTTTTTCTTGAATTCATCTGGATCCATCTTAGCTATTTTCGCAAGCTTCTTGAGGGTTTCTTCATCTTCTAGATCTTTTTTCTCCAGTCTTATCATGTATTTTCTTGCCACTTTGTAATCTTCAGAATGTACGTCTACCAATCTGACCTTCGTTCTTTTTGTTTTTGGATCCATGAAAGCATCGAAAGGTAAGATCTTTATTCTACCACCCGCGACGCACACCATTCCTCCCGGAAGGTCCGAGTAATCTCCTAGGAGGAATCTCACTGCACCGTAACCGAGAGTTCTGGTATAAACGATGTCGAACGGAATAGGTCTCGCACTCCTGAGTTCGTATCCGATAGTTACATCAACGATGCGTACTTTTTCACCACGTTCTGCAAACCTCTTTTCTATGGCTCTTTTAAGAATCGTCGCGAGTGGTATTTCCGCGAGTCTCAGATGGCCATGTGGGTCTTTTTCGACGATCACACCGGGAATATTGGCAAGTTCCTCCGGATCTATCTTTTCAGCTATTCCTTCACCTATGATTGCAACTCCATCGTTTCTTCCCATCAATTTTCTCTTCAGAATAGCTCCATCAAGGACGTCGCAAACTTCCTCAAGTGTTACTCCTTCTTTGAACTCCTCGGGAATGATTGTGATAGTAGCACTCGCTGCCTTTCCAACACCCAAAGCCAAATGGCCTGCTTCTCTCCCCATCATAGCCACAAAATACCACCTGTCAGTTGTCCTTGAATCTTGCATGAGGTTGTATACCAATTCCGTTGCCACATGGCGTGCGGTTTCGAAGCCGAACGTCGGCATGTTGTCGGGAAGGGGGAGATCGTTGTCGATCGTCTTAGGAACGTGTGCTACTTTTATTTCTCCTTTGGATTTTTCACACACTCTACTTGCGGAGAATGCTGTGTCGTCACCACCTATCGTAACAAGATATTTTATTCCAAGTTTTTTGAGGGTTTGGACGGTTTTTTCAAGGGTCTTTTCCGATTTTGCCGGGTTCACTCTGGAAGTCCTCAGAATGGATCCACCTTCGATGTGTATTCTGGACACATCCTCAATGGACAATTTTTTCACCATATTCGTCTTTCCCTCTACAAGATGCTTGAATCCATCGTAAATACCTATGACTTCAAGACCACTGTTTATGGCTTCGATGGTAACAGAGCTGATTACGCTGTTGATTCCTGGAGCAGGACCTCCCCCAACCAGTATCCCTATCTTTTCGGCCACTTTGATCCCTCCTTTGCTTAATGTCTTCGAAATATATTCTACCAACTTTTCTGCAGAAATGTTAAACTTTTCCCTCCACTGAAAGCATTAAAATGCTAAATCGATCTGAGCCCAAGAATTTAACCTTACATTTAAGTTTATATGATAGAATTTCCAAAAGCTCTTCGTTATTTTTAATCAAACTGATGTATAGTTATACAAGTGGAGGTGTTACTTTGATACGAAAGGGATTAGAAGGGGTCAAAATATGTAAAAGTTCCATTTGCTTTCTAGATGGAGAGAATGGAAGGCTCTATTATCGAGGAATCCCAGTGGAAGAGTTGGCTGAGAAATCTTCTTTTGAGGAAACGGCTTATCTTTTGTGGTTTGGGAAACTTCCCACAAAAATAGAGTTGGAAAACTTCAGAAAAAAAATGGCAGAGTGCAGGGAGCTTTCAGACGAATCGGTAAGGATGCTGCACAATCTTCCGAAAGGACTTCATTACATAGACGTTTTGAAAATATTTCTCTCCATACAGGGTTCGACCGATGAAGTGGATGAGGATCTTGAAGATAAAGCCATAAAAATAGCCAGCGTTTTTCCAACCATTCTAGCTTATTACTACAGGTACTCTCAAGGAAAAGAAATAATAAGGCCTAGAAAAGATCTTTCACACGTGGAAAATTTTTACTACATGATGTTTGGAGATACTAATGGGAAGGTTCACCTTTTAGAATCCACGTTCATCCTGCTGATGGAACAAGATATAAACGCTTCCACTTTTGCTGCTTTGGTGATAGCATCGACACTTTCTGATATGTACTCTTCCATTGTTGGTGCGCTGGGAGCTTTAAAAGGGCCGCTCCACGGTGGAGCGAGTGAGAAGGTACCACCTATGTTGGAAGAAATAGGAAACGAGGACAGAGTGGAAGCGTTCGTCCAGAAATGCCTTTCAGAGAAGAGAAAGATCATGGGGTTTGGGCATCGAGTTTACAGAACTTTCGACCCCAGAGCAGTCTACTTAAAAAAGGTTTTACAGGAGCATTTCTCTGAAAGCAGATTGTTTAAGATTGCCCAAAGATTAGAGGAATACATTGTTTCGAACAGAATCAAAAACATATATCCCAACGTGGATCTCTATTCCAGCATTCTTTTTGAAGAATTTGGATTTCCACGAAACATGTTTACTGCTCTGTTCGCCACTGCACGTGTCGTGGGTTGGACAGCCCATGTGATAGAGTACGTAAATGACAACAAGTTGATCAGACCAACGAGTGAATACGTAGGACCTTTGAACGTTGAATACATTTCTATTGAGCGGAGGGATGAAGATGGGCAAAACTCTTGCTGAAAAAATTTTCTCTGAACATGTTGGAAAAGATGTGAAAGCTGGAGATATTGTTATTGCGAAGGTGGACATCGCTATGGCCCAGGATGGAACAGGCCCGCTCATGATAAAGGAGTTTAAAGAAATGGGATTCAAGGAGGTAAAGGTACCAAAGGCATTTCTTTTCATCGATCACGCTTCTCCGAGCCCAAAAAAGGAGCTTTCGAATTCACAAAAGATGATGAGAGAGTTTGGAAAAGAGATGGATGTAAGGGTTTACGATGCTGGTGATGGGATCTCTCATCAAATCCTTGCAGAAAGTTATGTGAAACCAGGTGATCTTGTTGCTGGAGCGGATTCACATACTTGCACTGCTGGTGGTCTCGGTGCTTTTGGTACGGGGATGGGTTCCACAGATGTTGCTATTATTTTCGGCTTAGGACAAAACTGGTTTAAAGTGCCTGAGACGATAAAGATTGTAATAAGTGGGAAACTTCAAAAAGGAGTTTATGCAAAGGACATAATCTTGGAGATCGCAAGGCTTCTGAAAAGTGACGGAGCAACTTACAAAGCGTTGGAGTTTCACGGAGATTGTATTGAGGGTATGGAAGTGGAGGACAGACTCACTATTTCGAACATGGCAGTGGAAGTGGGGGCGAAAGCAGGGCTGATGCCTTCGGATGAAAAAACAAAAGAATTTTTGAAAAAAATGGGAAGAGAGGAGGATTTTAGGGAGCTCAAAGCAGACCCGGATGCAAATTACGAAATGGAAGTGGAGATAGATGCTTCTTCACTCGAACCACTTATTTCGTTCCCACACTACGTAGACAATGTAAAAAAGGTAAGTGAAGTCGAGAAAGAGAAAATAAAGATAGATCAGGTTTTCATTGGAACGTGTACAAACGGCAGGTTACAAGACCTCGAAATCGCATTGAGGATTTTGGAGAAACACGGGAAACATCCAGATGTTAGGCTTATAGTTGGACCCGCTTCGAGGAAGGTTTACATGGATGCTCTTGAGAAAGGCATCATAAAGAAATTTGTTGAACTAGGAGCAGCCGTTATACCTCCTGGCTGTGGTCCGTGTGTTGGTATACACATGGGTGTGCTTGGAGATGCGGAGAGAGTTCTTTCTACACAAAATAGAAATTTCAAGGGTAGGATGGGGAATCCAAATGCGGAGATTTATCTTGCGTCTCCAGCTACAGCAGCTGCTACAGCGATAACTGGATACGTAACGGATCCCAGGAGATTCATTTGAAGGAGGGCAGAGTATGATAAAGGGAAAGGTTTGGAAATTCGGTGACAACATTTCCACCGATCATATAGCGCCAGGAAGGTACTTTCATTTGAGAAACAACCTTGAGGAGCTTGCAAAACATGTTTTGGAGGATGCAATGGAAGATTTTGCGAAGAGAGTTAAGAAAGGGGACATCATAGTTGCTGGAAAAAACTTTGGACTTGGGTCTTCCAGGGAACATGCAGCGCGAATCATAAAAATTGCTGGTGTTTCCTGTGTTGTAGCTAAGTCTTTCGCCAGAATTTTCTACAGAAATGCTTTCAATGTGGGTCTTCCTCTTATAGAGTTGAAAGAAGTGGATGAAATCAACCAAGGTGATGAGCTCGAGATAGACCTAGAAAACGGGATTTTAAAGGATCTTACCACGGGCAAAGAGTACAGATTCAATCCTATACCTAGATTCCTTCTTGAAATATTGAAGGAGGATGGGATCGTTAATTACTTGAAAAAACATGGTACGTTCCCGAGGGTCTAAGGGGGGAAGAGCCGTGGATGAACTCCTTGAGAAGGCTAAGAAAGTGAAAGAAGCATGGGAAAAGTTGAGAAGCGTGGAGACGAAAAAGAAGAACGAAGCTATAAAGAAAATAGCGGAAAAACTCGATAAGAAGAGAAATGAGATCTTGGAAGCGAACAAAGAAGATGTAAAAAAAGCTCGAGCAAGAGGTGTGAAAGAATCTCTTGTGGACAGGCTCGTGTTGAACAATAAGAGAATCGATGGAATGATAGAAGCGTGTGAAACGGTTGTTAAATTAAAAGATCCTGTTGGGGAAGTCATCGACTCTTGGGTGAGGGAAGACGGACTCAGAATCGCACGTGTGCGAGTTCCCATAGGCCCTATAGGAATTATTTATGAATCCAGACCCAATGTTACTTTGGAAACTTCAATTCTTGCTTTGAAAAGCGGGAACACAATTCTTCTCAGAGGTGGTTCAGATGCTTTGAACTCCAACAAAGCTATTGTTTCGGTTATGAAAGAAGCTCTTAGAGAATCGGAGATACCAGAAAGCTCCGTAGAATTCATAGAGAACACAGACAGATCTCTTGTTCTCGAAATGATCCGTCTCAGGGAGTATTTATCCCTTGTCATCCCCCGTGGGGGCTATGGACTTATAAGTTTCGTTCGTGATAATGCCACCGTTCCTGTTTTAGAAACGGGAGTAGGAAATTGCCATATCTTCGTTGATGAGAGTGCAAATTTAGAGAAAGCAATTTCCGTTATCGTCAACGCCAAAACTCAGAGGCCGGGAACATGCAATGCCGCTGAAAAATTGCTCGTTCATGAAAAGATCGCAAAAGAATTCTTACCGATAATCGTTGAGGTGTTGAAAAATCATGGAGTAGAAGTGAGAGGTTGTGAGAAAACAAGGAAAATTGTCTCTGACGTAATACCGGCAACTGATGAAGATTGGTCCACCGAGTATCTCGATATGATAATAGCGATAAAGGTAGTTAAGGACGTGAACGAAGCAATAGAGCACATAAAAAAATATTCTACTGGACATTCTGAGTCAATCTTGACAGAAAATTACTCGAATGCCAAGAAATTTGTATCAGAAATAGATGCTGCGGCTGTTTATGTGAACGCTTCCACTAGATTCACCGATGGAGGACAGTTTGGATTCGGAGCTGAAATCGGCATCAGTACACAGAGATTTCATGCGAGGGGACCAGTTGGTTTGAGAGAGCTCACTACGTACAAGTTTGTTGTGCTTGGCGATTATCATGTGAGGGAACAGTTGTGAAAGTTGTGGTTAAAGTTGGAAGTAATCTTCTCGTAAGTGGTTCAGGATTGAGAAAATCTTACATTGCTGAACTCTGTAGAGAGATCGCCTACTTAAAGCAAGAGGGTCACGATGTGGCTATTATAACTTCTGGTGCTCGTGCTGCTGGATTTACTTATCTCGGTAAGAGAAAGAGAGCCCAGGAT
The Thermotoga sp. KOL6 genome window above contains:
- a CDS encoding sn-glycerol-1-phosphate dehydrogenase, which codes for MRVRDIFGENFKCVCGKEHSVPSIEIIESSIKEVPNVFPEAFFVADRNTALLVNLPGGRYFVFEEGRPLATMENVKKIAKVSKDFPEIVSVGSGSLTDITRYTAFLFGKSFSCIPTAPSVDAYTSSVAPILVNGVKKTFKAIPPRRIFIDIDILKNAPVDLLRAGIGDIIAKIPARMDWTLSNVLNDEHICDFVWKDIKDLLKEILAKSRYILERDESAVRMLMDAQLVSGINMVIVGNSRPASGAEHMISHLIEMFHEERGEIPPLHGLSVMIGVFVSAKAFELIMEEFFLPKEHFSLEERRKELLEMFSKEKVEEFLKTYEGKKIPTMINLKIIKESLKGLYVEYFPQLQRVLNILDVQSMLKKYSKNFLMKIVRLANTIRARFTVLDVLDGLNLLKPFSEYVFNEIE
- a CDS encoding class II aldolase/adducin family protein; its protein translation is MYENEREKLCEAHMILEKYGLVTYTSGNVSVKIGDHVLIKPSGVPYTVLKPEDFVVIERLYVQYHTKYGQK
- the pfp gene encoding diphosphate--fructose-6-phosphate 1-phosphotransferase, coding for MAEKIGILVGGGPAPGINSVISSVTIEAINSGLEVIGIYDGFKHLVEGKTNMVKKLSIEDVSRIHIEGGSILRTSRVNPAKSEKTLEKTVQTLKKLGIKYLVTIGGDDTAFSASRVCEKSKGEIKVAHVPKTIDNDLPLPDNMPTFGFETARHVATELVYNLMQDSRTTDRWYFVAMMGREAGHLALGVGKAASATITIIPEEFKEGVTLEEVCDVLDGAILKRKLMGRNDGVAIIGEGIAEKIDPEELANIPGVIVEKDPHGHLRLAEIPLATILKRAIEKRFAERGEKVRIVDVTIGYELRSARPIPFDIVYTRTLGYGAVRFLLGDYSDLPGGMVCVAGGRIKILPFDAFMDPKTKRTKVRLVDVHSEDYKVARKYMIRLEKKDLEDEETLKKLAKIAKMDPDEFKKKYWHTTELP
- a CDS encoding 3-isopropylmalate dehydratase large subunit; this translates as MGKTLAEKIFSEHVGKDVKAGDIVIAKVDIAMAQDGTGPLMIKEFKEMGFKEVKVPKAFLFIDHASPSPKKELSNSQKMMREFGKEMDVRVYDAGDGISHQILAESYVKPGDLVAGADSHTCTAGGLGAFGTGMGSTDVAIIFGLGQNWFKVPETIKIVISGKLQKGVYAKDIILEIARLLKSDGATYKALEFHGDCIEGMEVEDRLTISNMAVEVGAKAGLMPSDEKTKEFLKKMGREEDFRELKADPDANYEMEVEIDASSLEPLISFPHYVDNVKKVSEVEKEKIKIDQVFIGTCTNGRLQDLEIALRILEKHGKHPDVRLIVGPASRKVYMDALEKGIIKKFVELGAAVIPPGCGPCVGIHMGVLGDAERVLSTQNRNFKGRMGNPNAEIYLASPATAAATAITGYVTDPRRFI
- a CDS encoding glutamate-5-semialdehyde dehydrogenase — its product is MDELLEKAKKVKEAWEKLRSVETKKKNEAIKKIAEKLDKKRNEILEANKEDVKKARARGVKESLVDRLVLNNKRIDGMIEACETVVKLKDPVGEVIDSWVREDGLRIARVRVPIGPIGIIYESRPNVTLETSILALKSGNTILLRGGSDALNSNKAIVSVMKEALRESEIPESSVEFIENTDRSLVLEMIRLREYLSLVIPRGGYGLISFVRDNATVPVLETGVGNCHIFVDESANLEKAISVIVNAKTQRPGTCNAAEKLLVHEKIAKEFLPIIVEVLKNHGVEVRGCEKTRKIVSDVIPATDEDWSTEYLDMIIAIKVVKDVNEAIEHIKKYSTGHSESILTENYSNAKKFVSEIDAAAVYVNASTRFTDGGQFGFGAEIGISTQRFHARGPVGLRELTTYKFVVLGDYHVREQL
- a CDS encoding 3-isopropylmalate dehydratase small subunit, coding for MIKGKVWKFGDNISTDHIAPGRYFHLRNNLEELAKHVLEDAMEDFAKRVKKGDIIVAGKNFGLGSSREHAARIIKIAGVSCVVAKSFARIFYRNAFNVGLPLIELKEVDEINQGDELEIDLENGILKDLTTGKEYRFNPIPRFLLEILKEDGIVNYLKKHGTFPRV
- a CDS encoding aldose epimerase family protein — protein: MEYLMCHIEKELFGSTSEGTPVYQYTLINKKGSIAKIITYGAILRELWVPDKSGTLSDVVLGFDTLQEYEKKNSHYFFGAIVGRYANRISRGRFSIDGVTYQLALNDGDRPNALHGGVKGFYTRIFKAIPMKTPNGPSLVLKYLSHDGEEGYPGNLDLTIVYTLTNSNELKIEYTATTDKPTIVNLTHHSYFNLSGEGTILDHELSVNAYHYTPVDENLIPTGEIVPVENTPYDLREAKNLGEAIDPLKTSLTKGFDTNFVLNGKCGELKLAAVLKDRKSGRKMEVYTTEPGLQLYTGNFLDVKGKCGRYYSSYSGVCLEAQHFPDSPNHSNFPSTLLYPGKVYHQITVYKFDVER
- a CDS encoding FGGY-family carbohydrate kinase; translation: MYLVGSDIGTQGTKSVVVNEKGEVLAEAFREYEVLTPKPNWAEEWPDVWVKAVFETVKKAVEKSGVPKKEIAGIAISGLYGGSGIPVDKNMEPLRPCLIWMDRRAVKETEWVKQNVPKEKLFEITGNYVDSYFGFTKIMWIRNNEPEIWKKIYKFITPKDYVIYQMTGEIVIDYSSAGNLGGVFDIRKLTWSKEMCDILGIPIEYLPERIVKSSDVVGKVTKEASELCGLLEGTPVVAGGIDAPVAQLSAGALEEGEHVAMVGTSTCWGTVHDGSKLAFGLVNYPYVVYDTERIYTFGGSATTGALARWFKEQFGESETIVGERTGISPYQLFDKEVASIPPGSEGIVVLPYFMGERSPIWDPSARGVFFGVTLYHKRAHLYRALMEGGAYALRHNMEEGLKAGLKLNDECWIVGGVSKSSVWVKIFADVTGYKMRQVASLVEAPYGDAFLAGLGTGVIDKPERIKEWVKYREPVEPDLENKRIYDKYYEIYRELYERTKELMARL
- a CDS encoding citrate synthase/methylcitrate synthase, with product MIRKGLEGVKICKSSICFLDGENGRLYYRGIPVEELAEKSSFEETAYLLWFGKLPTKIELENFRKKMAECRELSDESVRMLHNLPKGLHYIDVLKIFLSIQGSTDEVDEDLEDKAIKIASVFPTILAYYYRYSQGKEIIRPRKDLSHVENFYYMMFGDTNGKVHLLESTFILLMEQDINASTFAALVIASTLSDMYSSIVGALGALKGPLHGGASEKVPPMLEEIGNEDRVEAFVQKCLSEKRKIMGFGHRVYRTFDPRAVYLKKVLQEHFSESRLFKIAQRLEEYIVSNRIKNIYPNVDLYSSILFEEFGFPRNMFTALFATARVVGWTAHVIEYVNDNKLIRPTSEYVGPLNVEYISIERRDEDGQNSC